A genomic segment from Actinomadura hallensis encodes:
- a CDS encoding ABC transporter ATP-binding protein, with translation MAETRAVVVDAVTKRFTLRHARSIKNMTVRALRREKLRDRFTALDDVSLTIGVGEAVALVGVNGSGKSTLLKIISGVMPPDEGTVRVRGRVAGLIEVGAGLHPDLTGRENIFLNGAILGMDRAETLAKFDSIVGFAEIGRFLDQPVRFYSSGMFMRLAFSIAVHTDPDVFLIDEVLAVGDPLFRRKCIERLHEYRASGRTMLIVAHDVALLRRLCTRGVFLENGRVLWDGDIERAADLLLKKRQERRRAAALSPEAAEAGR, from the coding sequence ATGGCCGAAACACGCGCCGTCGTCGTCGACGCGGTGACCAAGCGGTTCACACTGAGGCACGCCCGCTCGATCAAGAACATGACCGTGCGGGCGCTGCGCCGCGAGAAGTTGCGCGACCGGTTCACCGCGCTGGACGACGTCTCGCTCACCATCGGGGTCGGCGAGGCCGTCGCCCTGGTCGGCGTGAACGGCTCGGGCAAGAGCACCCTGCTGAAAATCATCTCCGGGGTGATGCCGCCGGACGAGGGCACGGTCCGGGTCCGCGGCCGTGTCGCCGGGCTGATCGAAGTGGGCGCCGGCCTGCATCCGGATCTCACCGGGCGGGAGAACATCTTCCTGAACGGAGCCATCCTCGGCATGGACCGCGCCGAGACCCTCGCCAAGTTCGACTCGATCGTGGGCTTCGCCGAGATCGGACGATTCCTTGACCAGCCCGTACGGTTCTACTCGTCCGGCATGTTCATGCGGCTGGCGTTCTCCATCGCCGTGCACACCGACCCCGACGTCTTCCTCATCGACGAGGTCCTGGCGGTGGGCGACCCCCTGTTCCGCCGCAAGTGCATCGAGCGTCTGCACGAGTATCGCGCCAGCGGACGCACCATGCTGATCGTCGCCCATGACGTCGCGCTGCTGAGGCGGCTGTGCACGCGCGGCGTCTTCTTGGAGAACGGCCGTGTGCTGTGGGACGGCGACATCGAGAGGGCGGCAGACCTGCTGCTGAAGAAGAGGCAGGAACGCCGTCGTGCCGCGGCGCTCTCGCCGGAGGCCGCAGAGGCGGGCCGGTGA
- a CDS encoding sulfatase-like hydrolase/transferase, with amino-acid sequence MLGPRPPRRWPAAALPAAVLAVVLVLAACVGGGGKDGTGGRTSPGDDQRVKRPNIVYILADDLSWDLLDYMPNVKRLQKRGMTFSNYFVSDTLCCPSRATILTGKYPHNTGVRSNDPPKGGFQVFRDRGNERDTFAVSLQKAGYRTALMGKYLNGYETTKEQGSSRTYVPPGWTEWQVTGLGYANYNYRLNSNGILVHHGRLPKDYLTSVISAKGVDFINRASDAGQPFLLMMSTFTPHAPATPAPEDAHKFPNLKAPRTPGFNEPDISDKPAWLRKYPRLEPQQIRAIDRSFRQRVRSVQSIDRMVGALQAAVDAKGAGDDTYFVFNSDNGYHLGQHRLVEGKLTAYDTDIRVPLIVAGPGVPAGKTERRFAQNTDICPTFEKLAGLEPAESADGRSLVPLLHGRQVPRWRTTAFIEHLGPNYRHDDPDLPKKYGGNPPTYRAVRTANELYVEYENGDREYYDLANDPWELANIHDQAPEARKAELRSLVASYGECAGADCRDL; translated from the coding sequence ATGCTCGGCCCCAGACCACCACGACGTTGGCCGGCCGCGGCGCTCCCGGCGGCGGTGCTGGCTGTCGTATTGGTGCTGGCCGCGTGCGTCGGCGGCGGTGGTAAGGACGGCACGGGCGGGCGGACGTCCCCCGGTGACGATCAGCGGGTCAAGCGGCCCAACATCGTCTACATCCTCGCCGACGACCTGTCGTGGGATCTGCTCGACTACATGCCGAACGTGAAGCGGCTGCAGAAGCGCGGCATGACGTTCTCGAACTATTTCGTCTCCGACACATTGTGCTGTCCGTCCCGCGCCACGATCCTGACCGGCAAGTACCCGCACAACACGGGGGTCCGGAGCAACGATCCGCCCAAGGGCGGCTTCCAAGTATTCCGTGACCGTGGGAACGAGCGGGACACCTTCGCCGTGTCCCTGCAGAAGGCCGGCTATCGCACGGCGCTCATGGGCAAATACCTGAACGGTTACGAGACGACGAAGGAGCAGGGGTCGTCCCGGACCTACGTGCCGCCGGGCTGGACAGAATGGCAGGTGACCGGGCTCGGTTACGCCAACTACAACTACCGGCTGAACAGCAACGGCATCCTCGTGCACCACGGACGGCTGCCGAAGGACTACCTCACCTCGGTGATCAGCGCCAAGGGCGTCGACTTCATCAATCGGGCCAGCGACGCCGGGCAGCCGTTCCTGCTGATGATGTCGACGTTCACACCGCACGCGCCGGCGACGCCCGCGCCTGAGGACGCCCACAAGTTCCCCAACCTCAAAGCGCCGCGCACACCCGGATTCAATGAGCCGGATATCTCCGACAAACCGGCGTGGCTGCGTAAGTATCCCAGGCTTGAGCCCCAGCAGATCCGCGCCATCGACCGGTCGTTCCGCCAGCGGGTGAGGTCGGTGCAGTCGATCGACAGAATGGTCGGCGCGCTGCAGGCCGCCGTCGACGCCAAAGGCGCAGGTGACGACACCTACTTCGTCTTCAATTCGGACAACGGCTACCACCTCGGCCAACATCGGCTCGTCGAGGGGAAGCTGACCGCCTACGACACCGACATCCGGGTACCTCTGATCGTGGCGGGCCCCGGGGTGCCGGCTGGGAAGACAGAGCGGCGTTTCGCGCAGAACACCGACATCTGCCCCACGTTCGAGAAACTTGCGGGACTCGAACCGGCGGAGTCGGCCGACGGGCGATCCCTGGTGCCCCTGCTGCACGGGCGGCAGGTCCCCAGATGGCGGACGACCGCCTTCATCGAGCATCTCGGTCCGAACTACCGCCACGACGACCCTGATCTTCCGAAGAAGTACGGAGGCAACCCGCCGACGTATCGTGCCGTCCGCACGGCGAACGAGCTGTACGTCGAATACGAGAACGGCGACCGCGAGTACTACGACCTGGCCAACGACCCCTGGGAACTCGCCAACATCCACGACCAGGCGCCCGAGGCCCGGAAGGCGGAGCTGAGATCACTGGTGGCCTCGTACGGCGAGTGTGCGGGCGCCGACTGCCGCGACCTGTGA
- a CDS encoding ATP-binding protein, with protein MSVLPAALSAARLGRPFVVGWLSVGGGAPLQLITNAGPVGAQEAGAESHGLLFPSGARGVPIGDGWLRQAERMAWTRCPGRLAPQGAGAGPGLFESTLVTLMERPFGWFVVADPCDERLIESEMRELHHELRMLRRGEDEQARLAVARADQRLAELDAFREAGLWQVRVVAGAATQEELSQIAPVLVGSMELGHHPYRLRSGEGSGSFAEMLRPGAAPALARPMREAEQRFPFVATAGALAALAGLPRREVPGLRVLDAGYFDVTSETESETEGEGEEQIELGAILDGQDREVGRLTVPRSTINRHVFVTGATGAGKSQTVRHLLEQLTRAGIPWLAIEPAKSEYAAMAGRIRDLGGPVTVVNPSDPESVPLSVNPLAPEPGYPVQAHIDMVRALFQAAFDAEEPFPQIMAQALQRVYENNGWDVVTGAGVPGSLIEPAVPTLEQLQNAALQVIQDVGYGRELMADVQGFVDVRLRSLRIGSAGRFFEGGHPADIGGMLRDNIVLAIEDVANDEDKAFLMGTLIIRIVEHLRMRERRRDRSDGPALRHVIVIEEAHRLLRNRGPERTSSHAVELFAGMLAEIRAYGEGIIVAEQIPTKLVPDVIKNTALKVVHRLPAHDDRQQVGAAMNLDEDQSREVVSLRPGVAAVFADGMDRPLRVRVPLGEGREAELPGPPPPVDGRRSAACGCECRSGRACTLYELREADLVAGHPEWAWLRLWADTLVLSHVVNRPMPAVPAELGRAWSRLTPRLRECALATVVERAVSRRSRSLRTAYPPSDLTAAAAKVAGRLLGGDPAGAAPGATWVIPQVRWLHELDRLFPYGGGAPDKHASAPPLDYQLPGLKQPPDPKLGHRLRALRRHPLSMELERNRPIALTAVYGDDDQAGFYQDLALVAVGFDHVDEQVEHVAETMRVGEWLEPVLSWYDRFIAPFEDPSRGLPFLGQAGDGE; from the coding sequence GTGAGCGTGCTGCCTGCGGCGTTGTCGGCGGCGCGGCTGGGGCGGCCGTTCGTCGTCGGGTGGTTGTCGGTGGGCGGGGGTGCGCCGCTCCAGCTGATCACGAACGCGGGGCCGGTCGGGGCGCAGGAGGCCGGGGCCGAGTCGCATGGGCTGCTGTTTCCGAGTGGGGCTCGGGGTGTGCCCATCGGGGACGGGTGGTTGCGGCAGGCCGAGCGGATGGCGTGGACGCGGTGTCCCGGGCGGCTCGCGCCGCAGGGGGCGGGCGCCGGGCCCGGGTTGTTCGAGTCGACGCTCGTCACGTTGATGGAGCGGCCGTTCGGGTGGTTCGTCGTCGCCGACCCGTGTGATGAGCGGCTCATCGAGAGCGAGATGCGGGAGCTGCACCACGAGCTGCGGATGCTGCGGCGCGGGGAGGACGAGCAGGCGCGGCTCGCGGTCGCGCGGGCCGATCAGCGGCTCGCCGAGCTGGACGCGTTCCGGGAGGCGGGGCTCTGGCAGGTGCGGGTCGTCGCCGGGGCCGCCACGCAGGAGGAGCTGAGCCAGATCGCGCCGGTGCTCGTCGGGTCCATGGAGCTGGGACATCACCCCTACCGGCTGCGGTCGGGGGAGGGGAGCGGGTCGTTCGCGGAGATGCTGCGGCCGGGGGCGGCGCCCGCCCTGGCCCGGCCGATGCGGGAGGCGGAGCAGCGGTTCCCGTTCGTGGCGACGGCGGGTGCGCTGGCGGCGCTGGCGGGGCTGCCGCGGCGGGAGGTGCCGGGGCTTCGGGTGCTGGACGCCGGATACTTCGACGTCACGTCCGAGACCGAATCCGAGACCGAGGGGGAGGGCGAGGAGCAGATCGAGCTGGGCGCCATCCTGGACGGGCAGGACCGGGAGGTCGGGCGGCTCACCGTGCCGCGCTCGACCATCAACCGGCACGTGTTCGTGACGGGGGCGACGGGTGCGGGCAAGTCGCAGACCGTCCGGCATCTGCTGGAGCAGCTGACGCGCGCGGGTATCCCGTGGCTGGCGATCGAGCCGGCGAAGTCGGAGTACGCGGCGATGGCGGGGCGCATCCGGGACCTCGGCGGGCCGGTGACCGTCGTCAACCCGTCCGACCCCGAGTCCGTGCCGCTGTCGGTGAATCCGCTCGCGCCCGAGCCCGGGTATCCGGTGCAGGCGCACATCGACATGGTGCGGGCGCTGTTCCAGGCCGCGTTCGACGCGGAGGAGCCGTTCCCGCAGATCATGGCGCAGGCCCTGCAGAGGGTCTACGAGAACAACGGCTGGGACGTGGTGACCGGCGCGGGCGTGCCGGGGTCGCTGATCGAGCCCGCGGTGCCCACGCTGGAGCAACTGCAGAACGCGGCCCTGCAGGTGATCCAGGACGTGGGGTACGGGCGTGAGCTGATGGCCGACGTCCAGGGTTTCGTGGACGTGCGGCTGCGTTCGCTGCGCATCGGTTCGGCGGGACGGTTCTTCGAGGGCGGTCACCCCGCCGACATCGGCGGGATGCTCCGCGACAACATCGTCCTCGCCATCGAGGACGTCGCGAACGACGAGGACAAGGCGTTCCTCATGGGGACGCTCATCATCCGCATCGTCGAGCATCTGCGGATGCGGGAGCGGCGCCGGGACCGCAGCGACGGGCCCGCGCTGCGGCATGTGATCGTCATCGAGGAGGCGCACCGGCTGCTGCGCAACCGCGGCCCGGAGCGCACCAGTTCGCACGCCGTCGAGCTGTTCGCCGGGATGCTCGCCGAGATCCGCGCGTACGGCGAGGGGATCATCGTCGCGGAGCAGATCCCGACCAAGCTCGTCCCGGACGTGATCAAGAACACGGCGCTGAAGGTCGTGCACCGGCTGCCCGCGCACGACGACCGGCAGCAGGTCGGGGCGGCGATGAACCTGGACGAGGACCAGTCCCGCGAGGTGGTGTCGCTGCGTCCCGGCGTCGCGGCCGTGTTCGCGGACGGCATGGACCGGCCGCTGCGGGTCCGGGTGCCGCTGGGGGAGGGCCGTGAGGCGGAGCTGCCCGGCCCGCCCCCGCCCGTGGACGGCCGCCGGTCCGCCGCGTGCGGCTGCGAGTGCCGTTCGGGACGGGCCTGCACCCTGTACGAGCTCCGCGAGGCGGATCTCGTCGCCGGGCATCCCGAGTGGGCGTGGCTGAGGCTGTGGGCCGACACCCTCGTCCTGTCGCACGTGGTGAACCGCCCGATGCCCGCGGTCCCGGCGGAGCTGGGGCGGGCCTGGTCGCGCCTGACGCCGCGGCTGCGGGAGTGCGCGCTGGCGACCGTCGTGGAGCGGGCCGTGTCGCGGCGGTCGCGGTCGCTGCGCACCGCCTACCCGCCGTCCGACCTGACGGCGGCGGCCGCGAAGGTCGCCGGGCGTCTCCTCGGCGGCGATCCCGCGGGCGCGGCCCCCGGTGCGACGTGGGTGATTCCGCAGGTCAGGTGGCTGCACGAGCTGGACCGGCTCTTCCCGTACGGGGGCGGCGCGCCCGACAAGCACGCCTCCGCGCCGCCGCTCGACTACCAGCTGCCCGGCCTGAAGCAGCCGCCGGACCCGAAGCTCGGCCACCGGCTGCGGGCCCTGCGCCGCCACCCGCTGTCGATGGAGCTGGAGCGGAACCGCCCCATCGCCCTCACCGCCGTCTACGGCGACGACGACCAGGCCGGCTTCTACCAGGACCTCGCGCTCGTCGCCGTCGGTTTCGACCATGTGGACGAGCAGGTCGAGCACGTCGCGGAGACGATGCGGGTCGGTGAATGGCTGGAACCCGTCCTGAGCTGGTACGACCGCTTCATCGCCCCGTTCGAGGACCCCTCCAGGGGCCTGCCGTTCCTCGGGCAGGCCGGCGACGGCGAGTGA
- a CDS encoding DUF5955 family protein, which translates to MTQHGDRGISIGGNANVSGQIATGDNVTQNQQINAGPAGEAAEALARVERLLDAHAADLDEPDRARRDLADIREEVESGDADPERVEGALARLGRRVSDVAALTEAVQRLTTVLGLG; encoded by the coding sequence ATGACTCAGCACGGCGACCGGGGCATCAGCATCGGCGGCAACGCCAACGTCTCGGGACAGATCGCGACCGGCGACAACGTCACCCAGAACCAGCAGATCAACGCGGGGCCCGCGGGGGAGGCCGCCGAGGCGCTCGCGCGCGTCGAACGCCTCCTCGACGCGCACGCCGCCGACCTCGACGAGCCCGACAGGGCCCGCCGCGACCTCGCCGACATCCGGGAGGAGGTCGAGTCCGGCGACGCCGACCCCGAACGCGTGGAAGGCGCCCTGGCCCGCCTCGGCCGCCGCGTGTCCGACGTGGCGGCCCTGACCGAAGCCGTCCAACGCCTGACCACAGTCCTCGGCCTAGGCTGA
- a CDS encoding MurT ligase domain-containing protein — protein sequence MSDLPLRSQLAVALGRTAAKMSRMAGRGDGSVIGGRVGLRLDPELLTRLAKDRKLVLVSATNGKTTTTRLITSAMTPLGEIATNAFGANMPTGHVSALAAAPTARYGVLECDEKYVPMVLAETGANVVALMNLSRDQMDRAAEIWLLAGKWRRALEASPQSHVVANCDDPLVTWGASGAKSVTWVAAGQHWREDSWCCPECGGPLDREDTDEDSDWRCRQCHFARPRPEWALKGDMVTAPDGRTFSLSGLSLPGRANRSNALVALAVVAQFGVPPEQALPLLSQVTSVAGRYTTVEHEGRSIRLLLSKNPAGWLEAFDVLQPKPGPVVLSVNAQGPDGRDTSWLWDVDYRILQGRPVWVTGERRIDLAARLEAADVPFTVVEDIDQAVMAVPPGHLDVIANYTAFQHIRTRYGRVV from the coding sequence ATGAGCGATCTTCCGCTGCGTTCGCAGCTGGCCGTCGCGCTCGGTCGTACGGCCGCCAAGATGTCCCGAATGGCGGGCCGCGGAGACGGCTCGGTGATCGGCGGACGGGTCGGCCTGCGCCTCGACCCCGAGCTGCTGACCAGGCTCGCCAAGGACCGCAAGCTCGTCCTCGTCAGCGCCACCAACGGCAAGACGACGACGACCCGGCTGATCACGTCGGCGATGACGCCGCTCGGCGAGATCGCCACGAACGCGTTCGGCGCGAACATGCCGACCGGTCACGTGTCGGCCCTCGCCGCCGCCCCCACCGCCCGGTACGGCGTCCTGGAATGTGACGAGAAATACGTCCCGATGGTCCTCGCCGAGACCGGCGCCAACGTCGTCGCGCTGATGAATCTCAGCCGGGACCAGATGGACCGCGCCGCCGAGATCTGGCTGCTGGCCGGCAAGTGGCGCCGCGCCCTGGAGGCGTCCCCGCAGAGCCACGTCGTCGCCAACTGCGACGACCCGCTCGTCACCTGGGGCGCGTCCGGCGCCAAGAGTGTCACGTGGGTCGCGGCGGGCCAGCACTGGCGCGAGGACTCCTGGTGCTGCCCCGAGTGCGGGGGCCCCCTCGACCGGGAGGACACCGACGAGGACAGCGACTGGCGCTGCCGCCAGTGCCACTTCGCGCGTCCCCGCCCCGAGTGGGCGCTGAAGGGCGACATGGTCACCGCCCCGGACGGCCGGACGTTCTCGCTGAGCGGCCTGTCGCTGCCCGGCCGCGCGAACCGCTCGAACGCCCTCGTCGCGCTCGCGGTCGTCGCGCAGTTCGGGGTCCCGCCCGAGCAGGCGCTGCCGCTGCTGTCGCAGGTCACGTCGGTCGCCGGCCGCTACACGACGGTGGAGCACGAGGGCAGGTCGATCCGGCTGCTGCTGTCGAAGAACCCCGCCGGCTGGCTGGAGGCGTTCGACGTCCTGCAGCCCAAGCCCGGTCCCGTCGTCCTGTCGGTGAACGCGCAGGGCCCGGACGGCCGCGACACGTCGTGGCTCTGGGACGTCGACTACCGCATCCTCCAGGGCCGTCCCGTGTGGGTGACCGGCGAGCGGCGCATCGACCTCGCCGCGCGCCTGGAGGCCGCGGACGTGCCGTTCACCGTCGTGGAGGACATCGACCAGGCGGTCATGGCCGTCCCGCCGGGCCACCTGGACGTGATCGCCAACTACACCGCCTTCCAGCACATCCGAACGAGGTACGGCCGTGTCGTCTAG
- a CDS encoding type 1 glutamine amidotransferase — protein MSSSPSPSPSSRPSPGAPDRLKIVWIYPDLLSTYGDQGNTIVLERRAALRGIPTETVHLRSDEPVPADGDIYLLGGGEDRPQILAAQRLANDGGLARAVESGAVVFGVCAGYQILGREFGGEEGQPLPGLGLLDIRSGRGEKRAVGELVGDVAAELNVPRITGFENHQGVTQLGPNAKPFAKVLHGIGNGDGYEGAYSGRVLGTYMHGPALVRNPGLADLLLRWATGTELAPLDDSWAGRLREERLKAVMG, from the coding sequence GTGTCGTCTAGCCCGTCGCCCAGCCCGTCGTCCCGCCCGTCGCCCGGCGCCCCCGACCGGCTCAAGATCGTCTGGATCTACCCGGATCTCCTCAGCACCTACGGCGACCAGGGCAACACGATCGTCCTGGAGCGCCGCGCGGCCCTGCGCGGCATCCCGACCGAGACCGTGCACCTGCGGTCGGACGAGCCCGTCCCCGCCGACGGCGACATCTACCTGCTCGGCGGCGGCGAGGACCGCCCGCAGATCCTCGCGGCGCAGCGCCTCGCCAACGACGGCGGCCTGGCCCGCGCCGTGGAGTCCGGCGCGGTGGTGTTCGGGGTGTGCGCGGGCTACCAGATCCTCGGCCGGGAGTTCGGCGGCGAGGAGGGCCAGCCGCTTCCCGGGCTCGGGCTGCTCGACATCCGCTCCGGCCGCGGCGAGAAGCGCGCCGTCGGCGAGCTCGTCGGCGACGTGGCGGCGGAGCTGAACGTCCCGCGCATCACCGGATTCGAGAACCACCAGGGCGTCACGCAGCTCGGCCCGAACGCCAAGCCGTTCGCGAAGGTGCTGCACGGCATCGGCAACGGCGACGGCTACGAGGGCGCCTACAGCGGCCGCGTCCTCGGCACCTACATGCACGGCCCGGCGCTGGTCCGCAACCCCGGCCTCGCCGACCTGCTGCTCCGCTGGGCGACCGGCACCGAGCTGGCGCCGCTGGACGACTCCTGGGCCGGCCGCCTCCGCGAGGAACGCCTCAAGGCCGTGATGGGCTGA
- a CDS encoding purple acid phosphatase family protein: MICCRPSRRDVVRWSAVVASASLVPVLDGAPARAADNVRPVNLELVTVTETTAVITWYTGVPGTDDGLGRMKPAPSDAMVVYGTHPSRLTGTAHGPSGTPYHYVELTDLEPGQTYYYKALSRGRAATPTFLAFGESAGSPHGDVFAFTTPQPPPGRHLFSVALCNDLHLGETVAGLIGQLPWIKGISQVPGHPPYPEVMAKALVADARARGARYLLAAGDITSEAAPVDLESAKGILDEFGTLGSDYVVARGNHDRAHSGERYASCSPGEHQGNDCYRDVFSPGSSAGETYFTHNLNGLRVIGLDTYDKPGDGGDAGGLSPAQQAWFEAELKKDPDRPTVVFGHHPLFVENDPLAITGTRSMDAGQSLRILAAYNRTPGVFLHHAGHTHRNQRSVFPLAPRVVQQEVGAVKEYPGGFTLLRVHTGGYALNFYKTRSDEARAWSERSRQELAGQWPQLSFGNRHTDRNSVVVRDLSGLSPAT, translated from the coding sequence ATGATCTGCTGCCGGCCCAGCCGCCGCGACGTCGTCCGCTGGAGCGCCGTCGTCGCGAGCGCCTCCCTCGTGCCCGTCCTGGACGGTGCGCCCGCCCGTGCGGCCGACAACGTGCGGCCGGTGAACCTGGAGCTGGTCACCGTCACCGAGACGACGGCCGTGATCACCTGGTACACCGGCGTCCCCGGGACGGACGACGGCCTGGGCCGCATGAAGCCCGCCCCGTCCGACGCCATGGTCGTCTACGGCACGCACCCGTCGCGGCTCACCGGAACCGCCCACGGCCCCTCGGGAACCCCGTACCACTACGTCGAGCTGACCGATCTCGAACCGGGCCAGACGTACTACTACAAGGCCCTCTCAAGGGGCCGGGCGGCCACTCCCACGTTTCTCGCGTTCGGCGAGTCGGCGGGCAGTCCTCACGGCGACGTGTTCGCCTTCACGACCCCGCAGCCGCCGCCGGGCCGGCACCTCTTCTCCGTCGCGTTGTGCAACGACCTGCACCTGGGCGAAACGGTCGCCGGACTGATCGGCCAGCTCCCCTGGATCAAGGGCATCAGCCAGGTCCCCGGTCACCCGCCCTACCCCGAGGTCATGGCGAAGGCGTTGGTCGCCGACGCGCGGGCCCGAGGCGCGCGGTACCTTCTCGCGGCCGGCGACATCACCAGCGAAGCGGCCCCCGTCGACCTGGAGAGCGCCAAAGGCATCCTCGACGAGTTCGGCACGCTGGGCAGCGACTACGTGGTGGCCAGGGGCAATCACGACCGGGCGCATTCCGGCGAGCGCTACGCGTCCTGCAGCCCCGGCGAACACCAGGGGAACGACTGCTACCGGGACGTCTTCTCCCCGGGATCGTCCGCCGGCGAGACCTACTTCACCCACAACCTCAACGGCCTGCGCGTCATCGGCCTGGACACCTACGACAAGCCCGGCGACGGAGGCGACGCGGGCGGCCTGTCTCCCGCCCAGCAGGCCTGGTTCGAGGCCGAGCTGAAGAAGGACCCCGACCGCCCCACCGTGGTCTTCGGCCACCACCCCCTCTTCGTGGAGAACGACCCACTCGCCATAACCGGGACCCGCTCCATGGACGCGGGCCAATCCCTGCGGATCCTCGCGGCCTACAACAGGACACCGGGCGTCTTCCTCCACCACGCGGGCCATACCCACCGCAACCAACGCTCGGTGTTCCCCCTGGCGCCGCGGGTCGTCCAGCAGGAAGTGGGCGCGGTGAAGGAGTATCCGGGCGGCTTCACCCTTCTCCGCGTCCACACCGGCGGCTACGCGTTGAACTTCTACAAGACCCGAAGCGACGAGGCCCGCGCCTGGAGCGAACGCAGCCGCCAGGAACTGGCCGGACAGTGGCCTCAGCTCTCCTTCGGAAACCGCCACACGGACCGCAACTCGGTCGTCGTCCGGGACCTCTCCGGCCTGTCCCCGGCGACCTGA
- a CDS encoding NAD(P)H-binding protein — MSIVVTTPTGNVGSRVVRLLLQAGVRPRLLARDPSRLDAGTRQRADVRRGDLTDAAFVRDAISGARTVFWVDPTPHTAENPIETSVQTASALVDAARSGDVARVVLLSSIGAEKRGGAGHIDALARIEEQLDATGADTLHLRCGYFFTNLLMDLDGLAGGVLTTAARPDAPLPWVDPRDIGDIVAARLLNEEWKGHAVQAVHGPEDLSYTQIAETLTEVLGRPIRLVTVTDDEVRAALTSAGLPPSAVEGIVGMTAGTRDLTAEQPRDLLTTTPTTLASWAYTHLRPLLPTPGT, encoded by the coding sequence ATGAGCATCGTCGTCACCACTCCGACCGGGAACGTCGGTTCGCGCGTGGTCCGGTTGCTGCTGCAGGCGGGCGTCCGCCCGAGGCTGCTGGCCCGTGACCCGTCCCGGCTGGACGCGGGGACCCGCCAACGCGCCGACGTCCGGCGCGGCGACCTGACCGATGCCGCGTTCGTCCGCGATGCGATATCGGGCGCGCGGACGGTCTTCTGGGTCGATCCGACCCCGCACACGGCCGAGAACCCGATCGAGACCTCGGTGCAGACGGCCTCCGCCCTGGTCGACGCCGCACGCTCGGGCGACGTCGCACGGGTCGTGCTGCTGAGCAGCATCGGGGCGGAGAAGCGCGGGGGAGCAGGCCACATCGACGCATTGGCGCGCATAGAGGAGCAACTCGACGCCACCGGGGCCGACACGCTCCACCTGCGCTGCGGCTACTTCTTCACCAACCTCCTGATGGATCTGGACGGCCTGGCCGGAGGCGTGCTGACGACGGCGGCCCGACCGGACGCGCCGCTGCCATGGGTAGACCCACGCGACATCGGCGACATCGTCGCTGCCCGCCTGCTGAACGAGGAGTGGAAGGGGCACGCGGTGCAAGCCGTCCACGGCCCCGAAGACCTCAGCTACACGCAGATCGCGGAGACCCTCACGGAGGTTCTCGGCCGTCCCATCCGTCTCGTGACCGTCACGGACGACGAAGTCCGCGCCGCACTGACCTCAGCGGGCCTGCCGCCGAGCGCCGTGGAGGGGATCGTCGGCATGACCGCCGGAACCCGCGACCTGACTGCCGAACAACCACGGGACCTGCTGACCACGACCCCCACAACCCTCGCATCCTGGGCCTACACGCACCTGCGCCCCCTGCTCCCCACACCCGGCACCTGA
- a CDS encoding TetR/AcrR family transcriptional regulator, whose translation MSNVIEHQRVIDSATRLFGELGYDGTPLRLIAEALGVSPSAVVEVAGDKRTIYVEVMRQAYEAERQMLDEAVSRAGTGRAAVHEIVDAYLDFHVANPQNRALWAHRWVDDATDLSELEDRYARPLFRLVAQKIRHVVPPDVDTYYLLGTLVWCVHGFLGSGLLDRSRGIRRADDRAAVEFFRHHLHVLMDRLLVPRVPPPVGRPRQLTNG comes from the coding sequence ATGTCTAACGTCATCGAACATCAGCGTGTCATCGACAGCGCCACCCGGCTGTTCGGGGAGCTCGGCTATGACGGCACACCCCTGCGGCTGATCGCCGAGGCCCTGGGGGTGAGCCCTTCCGCGGTCGTCGAGGTCGCCGGGGACAAGCGCACCATCTACGTCGAGGTCATGCGCCAGGCGTACGAGGCGGAAAGGCAGATGCTGGACGAGGCGGTGTCGCGTGCCGGCACCGGGCGGGCGGCCGTTCACGAGATCGTGGACGCCTACCTCGACTTCCATGTGGCGAATCCGCAGAACCGTGCGCTGTGGGCGCACCGCTGGGTGGACGACGCCACCGATCTCTCCGAGCTTGAGGACCGCTACGCGCGGCCCCTCTTCCGGCTCGTCGCCCAGAAGATCAGGCACGTCGTTCCGCCCGACGTCGACACCTACTATCTGCTCGGAACGCTGGTCTGGTGCGTGCACGGCTTCCTGGGCTCGGGCCTGCTCGACCGCTCGCGGGGCATCAGACGGGCCGACGACCGCGCGGCCGTCGAGTTCTTCCGGCACCACCTGCACGTGTTGATGGACCGCCTCCTCGTCCCGAGGGTCCCGCCGCCGGTCGGACGGCCTCGGCAGCTGACGAACGGGTAG